Part of the Armatimonadota bacterium genome is shown below.
TGCTCGGTCGGTTCGCCGACGGCGACCTGATCCGAGCTGACCTCGAAGACGGTAAGGTCATCTTCACCAAGATTGAGAAGATCGAGCCGGCGGCGGTATAATGTGAGACCGTGGAGGGCAGCGCCGGAAACGGACGATTGAAGGCCCGCGCCGAGATGTCGGGGCGGACCCTTCACCCGCTCGAAACACTATGCCTCGCGCCACCGTATACCAATCCGTAAGCGGCAGTGCAGCATTCAGTTGGCCGTGCCCAGAGAATACACGGAAGGGGAAATGCATCTACCATGCGAAATCGCGGTCTCAGCACGGCCGACAGCGATCTCTCCGCGTCTACTCAGAGACTGGCGTACAGGTTTCGCAACGTTGTAGCGGGCTTGCCGGTACTGCTTGCCGTTTTCGTCAGGTGGCACGAATGTGAGAACGACATCCTGGTCTGGACCGCAGCGGGCATGACATTCGGGCTTGGATGGTTCATCCGCATCTGGGCGCAGCAGCATCTCGGATTCCTACTCCGGAAGCAGACGACACTGACTCGCACCGGGCCCTACGCACTGGTGCGCAATCCGATCTATATCGGCAATACGCTCATATGCATCGGACTCGTAGTCACATCGGAGCTGCTCTGGCTCGTGCCCATCGCTCTTGTCGTCTGCGCGGCGGCTTACTCCCTGACAGTCCACCATGAGGAGAGATACCTCGCCCAGCGCTACGGTCAACCCTACCTGGAGTATACGAGAGACGTACCCCGATGGATCCCGAGGCGGCAGATCGAGTCGCGAATGGAGCTCATCACACACAGACTGCTGCCCTCCATCCGGGCGGAGGCGCACAACCTGGCACTACTGATCCCCTTCATGGTCAAGGAACTGACGCACATACAGTGACCCTAACCGCGCGATTGACCGTGCGCATGAGCCTGTGATAGGATTGGCGTATGCTGCTCGCGATTGACGTGGGAAACACAAACATCACCGCCGGCGTCTATCGGGGCGACCAACTCGCCGCCGACTGGCGCATACGCACGCAACTCGGGCGCACGACGGATGAGTACGGCATGCTGATCCGCGAGCTGTTCGAGTACTCCGGCCTGCGATTTCAGGACGTGGACGGTGTCGCCATCTCAGACGTAGTGCCCCCGACGATGGCTGATGTGGTAGAGGCTTGCCGCAAGTACCTCGAGGTAGAGCCCTTCGTCGTAAGCCCCACGGATGACCTTGGAATAGAGATTCGATACGAGCCGAAGTCCGATGTCGGCGCGGATCGGATCGTGAACGCGGTTGCGGCTTTCGCGCTCTACGGCGGCCCTACAGTAGTAGTGGACTTCGGGACCGCAACGACCTACGATGCCATCTCGGAGTCCGGCGCGTACCTGGGAGGCGCGATCGCCCCCGGCATCGGGATCTCGATGGAGGCACTCTTCCGGTCGGCCGCCCGGCTTCCGAGGATTGACCTCATTCGCCCGCCGTCGGCGATCGGAACGACGACACAGACGAGCATGCAGTCGGCGGTCTTCGGATTCGCCGGACAGGTAGACGCGATGGTCAGGCGATTCAAGCAGGAACTGGGAGGCCAGCCGAAGGTGGTCGCGACGGGCGGCCTGGCCGAGTTGATCTCAAGCGAGAGTCAGACCATCGAGACCGTGAATCCGATGCTCACCCTGGAAGGGCTAAGGTTGCTCTTCGCGAGGGTGACGGGTAACGGCAAGAGTTGAGGGACGGTCTCCTGCTCGTACCCTGAGTCGGAGTTGCGCTCGAATGCACCGCATCTCCCTTTAGCGAGAACCGCGGTGCGACTGAGTCACGTCCAACCCACTCGATGTAGCCAGATTGTGCAGAACAACCGCGAACCGCTCCGTATAGGCACTCTCACAGTAGACCCGCCGACCGCGCTCGCGCCGATGGCCGGCGTGACGAATCATGCCTTCCGCATCATTTGCCGAAGGCTCGGCGCGGGAATAGTCTACACCGAGATGATCAGCAGCTACGCGCTCCACTTCCGCAACTCCAAGACCAGTCGGATGCTCGATTGGACTCCCGAGGAACGGCCAGTAGCGGCGCAGATATTCGGCGACGACCCGGAGATCATGGCCGAGGCCGCCGGGATCGTGGCGGATGCCGGCGCGGATGTCATAGACATGAACTTCGGGTGCCCTGTCTCAAAGGTGACCAGATCGGGAGCGGGCGCGGCTCTGATGCGCGACGTTCCCCTCGCTCGGAAGATCATGGAGGCGGTGGTGCGCGTAGTGAAGGTGCCGGTCACCGTTAAGACACGCAAGGGACCCGACTCGTCCACCGTGACGGCAATCGAGCTTGCCCGAGTCGCGGAGGACGCTGGACTCGCGGCGGTGGCAGTCCACGGGCGCACGGCGGCCCAGGGGTATTCAGGAGACGCGGACTGGGAGATCATCCGAAAGGTCAAGGCGGCGGTTCGAATACCGGTGATCGGCAACGGGGATGCGAAGTCACCGCCGGATGCAGTTCGAATGCTCGACGAGACGGGGTGCGACGGCGTGATGATCGGCCGCGCATGCCTGGGCGACCCGTGGATCTTCAGGCGGGTCGATCACTACATGCGAACGGGTCAACTCCTGCCCGAACCGACCCGGCAGGAGCGAGTCGCGTGCGCGATCGAACACCTGCGCGGCGTAGTCGGACTGCTCGGCGAAGACACCGGCACTCGCGAGATGCGCGGGATGATCGGTTGGTACGTGAGGGGCGTGCCAGGAGCAAGCGCGCTCAGGCGCAGGCTCACTCAGTGCTCGACCGTGCAGGAAATGGAGACCGCGCTCGGTGAACTAGGTACCAGCGGGACTTGAGCCCCCGGGCTCCGGACGGGGGGCCTGTTTCCACCATCTGCCGTCTCGCAAGGAAGACACATTGGAAAAGTTCGGTTTCGTGATGCATCCTGTTCAGGCCAAGGCGGACATCGCCCGGAAGTACCCGTTTGTCAGGTTTCTGCCCGAGAGCCTGGTCGAGTCGGCGCTGAAGTACAAGAGCCCGATGCAGATTTCCCACATCACCGGGGTGAAGTCCTCTACGGGCACGGAAGCGGAGGGATGGTTCGTCGGCTGCCCACTCACGTCGAGGCAGTTGGTCACGCTGCCGCCGGAGTTTGCATACGAGCGCATCATCGCAACGGCACGCTTGGCGCAGGAACACGGAGCGAAGATCGTTGGTCTGGGCGCCTTCACCTCGGTGGCCGGAGACGGCGGCATCACGATAGCGCAGAACCTGGAAATCGCGGTGACGACGGGGAACAGCTACACCGTAGCGACCGCCCTTCAGGGAGCGATCAAGGCGGCGGGTATGATGGGCATAGACCCGGCCGCGGCGAAGGCCGCCGTCGTGGGCGCAGCGGGATCCATCGGTCGGACATGCGCACGGATACTCGCACCGCAGGTGGCCGAGATGGCGCTCGTTGACAGGGGACTGGAACCGGTCAACAAGGTCGCCACCGAGATCACGGAGGAAACCGACAAGACGCCGAAGGTCTATACCGAGGTGAACCTCGGCATCAAAGACGCCGACATCGTGATCACGGTCACGAGCGCGGTGGATGCGATCATACATCCCGCGGACATCAAGTCGGGAGCGGTAGTCTGTGACGTCGCACGCCCGAGAGACGTTTCCTGGCGCGTGGTGAAGGAGCGAGACGACGTGCTGGTCATCGAGGGCGGAGTCGTGGCGGTGCCGGGCGACGTCGAGTTCGGCTTCAACTTCGGGTTCCCGCCAAAGACGGCCTATGCCTGCATGTCCGAAACGATGATACTTGCGCTCGAGGGTCGATACGAGAACTTCACTCTCGGCAAGGAGGTCAGCGTAGAGCAGGTGCGTGAGATATCCGCGCTCGCGGATAAGCATGGGTTCCGACTCGCCGGCTTTCGCAGCTTCGAGCGGGCGGTGACGGAGGAACACATCGCACAGGTACGTGATAACGCGGATCGCATTCGACGCGCCTGATCAGGAGAACGCGCCCACGCCTAAAGGATTGCCTCATCGTTCGTTTCACTCAGCCCGGTGCTGGGTATCTACAGTAGTGAACGTCAAGGAAGCCGTACAGGCGATGGGAGCCAGAAGTTGTCAGGCTGCACAAGCAGAGAGGTATTTCAGTTCAGGATTCCGGGGCAGCCGCACTATGTGTCCATGGTTCGCCATGGAATACACTGCGTAGCCTGCAGTCACGATCTCCCCGACAGCATCATTTCCGATGTCGAGGTCTCCGTATCCGAAGCGATCACCAACGCGATCATGCACGGCTGCCCGCGGAATGACGACAGTATTGTGGTAGTAACCTGCCGCCTGGGATCCGACAAACTGGTGATTGACGTAGAGGACGAGGGCGAGGGATTCCAGCCGGATGACGGACTCGAGCGCCAGAGCGACCCGATGCTGGAACGAGGTCGGGGGCTGCGCCTGATCAGACACCTGATGGACGGCATGCAGGTCAGCAGGATGCGTACGGG
Proteins encoded:
- a CDS encoding isoprenylcysteine carboxylmethyltransferase family protein, translated to MRNRGLSTADSDLSASTQRLAYRFRNVVAGLPVLLAVFVRWHECENDILVWTAAGMTFGLGWFIRIWAQQHLGFLLRKQTTLTRTGPYALVRNPIYIGNTLICIGLVVTSELLWLVPIALVVCAAAYSLTVHHEERYLAQRYGQPYLEYTRDVPRWIPRRQIESRMELITHRLLPSIRAEAHNLALLIPFMVKELTHIQ
- a CDS encoding type III pantothenate kinase; the protein is MLLAIDVGNTNITAGVYRGDQLAADWRIRTQLGRTTDEYGMLIRELFEYSGLRFQDVDGVAISDVVPPTMADVVEACRKYLEVEPFVVSPTDDLGIEIRYEPKSDVGADRIVNAVAAFALYGGPTVVVDFGTATTYDAISESGAYLGGAIAPGIGISMEALFRSAARLPRIDLIRPPSAIGTTTQTSMQSAVFGFAGQVDAMVRRFKQELGGQPKVVATGGLAELISSESQTIETVNPMLTLEGLRLLFARVTGNGKS
- the dusB gene encoding tRNA dihydrouridine synthase DusB, producing the protein MAGVTNHAFRIICRRLGAGIVYTEMISSYALHFRNSKTSRMLDWTPEERPVAAQIFGDDPEIMAEAAGIVADAGADVIDMNFGCPVSKVTRSGAGAALMRDVPLARKIMEAVVRVVKVPVTVKTRKGPDSSTVTAIELARVAEDAGLAAVAVHGRTAAQGYSGDADWEIIRKVKAAVRIPVIGNGDAKSPPDAVRMLDETGCDGVMIGRACLGDPWIFRRVDHYMRTGQLLPEPTRQERVACAIEHLRGVVGLLGEDTGTREMRGMIGWYVRGVPGASALRRRLTQCSTVQEMETALGELGTSGT
- a CDS encoding shikimate dehydrogenase, which gives rise to MEKFGFVMHPVQAKADIARKYPFVRFLPESLVESALKYKSPMQISHITGVKSSTGTEAEGWFVGCPLTSRQLVTLPPEFAYERIIATARLAQEHGAKIVGLGAFTSVAGDGGITIAQNLEIAVTTGNSYTVATALQGAIKAAGMMGIDPAAAKAAVVGAAGSIGRTCARILAPQVAEMALVDRGLEPVNKVATEITEETDKTPKVYTEVNLGIKDADIVITVTSAVDAIIHPADIKSGAVVCDVARPRDVSWRVVKERDDVLVIEGGVVAVPGDVEFGFNFGFPPKTAYACMSETMILALEGRYENFTLGKEVSVEQVREISALADKHGFRLAGFRSFERAVTEEHIAQVRDNADRIRRA
- a CDS encoding ATP-binding protein, which produces MSGCTSREVFQFRIPGQPHYVSMVRHGIHCVACSHDLPDSIISDVEVSVSEAITNAIMHGCPRNDDSIVVVTCRLGSDKLVIDVEDEGEGFQPDDGLERQSDPMLERGRGLRLIRHLMDGMQVSRMRTGFRFRMVKKLQALATNS